The Nitrospirota bacterium genome has a segment encoding these proteins:
- a CDS encoding PAS domain S-box protein — protein sequence MKLWSRLPSLQHKIITAIVMVGLLPLTLSLVITYIEERRALQDTIGANFREIAVEAARRVEMQLTRGLNEAQQLAATPFLRTAVTEANRSYVGKGEASIESMIKDWQQRWRVREHRSEFPFFINRIVTNYLIRWHDIRRSDYVGIFVTDDRGALVVSSIPQVEYYYGKSVWWQAVFNGGKGQIYVGDIYFDPSFGTHVLNVSVPILDEEQRTAIGAVTILLRRDTLFRSISEVAVGATGHAMLMSSDGTPLICPVLSPEEHSVTSALMDQVVRQEAGWVVALDDSHGGRNSIVGFAPIRLSDDLAPGSLDGKRWLTLVRQNPEETYAPLRQLLAKVVAYGVVVFAVLLGTGALVSRRIVRPVLALQEGVQRIGSGSLDHRLTLRTGDEVEQLAEAFNRMAVNLRQSFGQLEQRMSDIRRLEEKYRDLVENSPEMIHQIDKAGRFVHVNKTELEKLGYTLDEMMEMHLWDIVPRGREPEILTYLERLMSEGRSTIETVFLTRDGRPIDVEIHSTALFDTESGGLVYSRAFVRDVTQRKVLEQKLQRYTIQLEQDVADRTQQLSHSQRRYKALFDLAADSVLMVAPDGSVTAVNKREERVLGYAEPEIVGQKFLNLVPSWHQAATAGLLQQIVQGAQQVPTQEIEVVSRSGKSLPVEMDLIRIEEGASMSVMVQLRDITERKRLEQQLQEYSEALEVKVRERTREIEETKTYLENLLENANDVIYTLDTEQRFTYVNSKVEAWGYHKEDLIGRPYLSLLSKRHRGRRLKSSLDIGTKQVYEVEVVRRTGEPRAVMVSVSPLRDAEGHIQGILGIARDITETKKLEQQIRNTEKLASVGKLAAGVAHEINNPLGGILNCLYNLRRGTLSPARQEEYLVSMEDGIRRVQKIVRQLLDFSQQHDPELSATDINAVVERVLVLTNHALVASQIRLEKHLQPGLPPLLVDRHMMEQVLMNLLLNAIQSIRAGGVITIRTKLADEACLIEVQDTGCGIPSQYLSRIFDPFFTTKGVGEGTGLGLSVSLGIVERHGGRILVESEVGKGTLFTVSLPLMQVGAVAGRQA from the coding sequence ATGAAACTCTGGAGTCGGCTCCCCAGTCTCCAGCATAAGATCATCACGGCCATCGTGATGGTCGGCCTCCTGCCCCTGACCCTTTCCCTGGTCATCACCTACATCGAGGAACGCCGGGCTCTGCAGGACACGATCGGCGCCAACTTCCGCGAGATCGCCGTGGAGGCGGCCCGTCGGGTCGAGATGCAGCTCACCCGCGGGCTCAACGAAGCCCAGCAACTGGCCGCCACGCCCTTCCTCCGCACCGCGGTCACGGAAGCGAACCGGAGCTACGTCGGCAAGGGGGAGGCCAGCATCGAGTCCATGATCAAGGACTGGCAGCAGCGCTGGCGGGTACGGGAGCATCGGAGCGAATTTCCTTTCTTCATCAACCGGATCGTCACCAACTACCTGATCCGGTGGCACGACATCCGACGGTCCGACTACGTGGGCATCTTCGTGACCGACGACCGGGGAGCCCTGGTCGTCAGCTCGATTCCCCAGGTGGAATATTATTACGGCAAGAGTGTCTGGTGGCAGGCGGTCTTTAACGGCGGGAAAGGGCAGATCTACGTCGGCGACATCTATTTCGATCCTTCCTTCGGCACGCACGTCCTGAACGTCTCGGTTCCGATCCTGGACGAGGAACAACGGACGGCGATTGGGGCCGTCACGATCCTGCTGCGGCGCGACACGCTCTTCCGCTCGATCTCGGAGGTCGCGGTTGGAGCCACCGGGCACGCCATGTTGATGAGCTCGGACGGCACGCCACTGATCTGCCCGGTCCTGTCGCCGGAAGAACATTCCGTGACGTCCGCCCTGATGGACCAGGTCGTGCGCCAGGAGGCCGGCTGGGTCGTGGCCTTGGACGATTCCCACGGCGGCCGGAACTCGATCGTCGGGTTCGCTCCGATCCGCCTCAGCGACGACCTGGCTCCGGGCAGCCTGGACGGGAAGCGGTGGTTGACCCTGGTCCGGCAGAACCCGGAGGAGACCTACGCCCCGCTGAGACAGTTGCTGGCCAAAGTCGTCGCTTACGGGGTCGTCGTCTTCGCCGTTCTCCTGGGAACCGGCGCGCTGGTCTCCAGACGGATCGTCAGGCCGGTCCTGGCACTCCAGGAGGGCGTGCAGCGGATCGGGAGCGGGAGCCTCGACCACCGGTTGACGCTCAGGACCGGCGACGAGGTCGAACAGTTGGCCGAGGCGTTCAACCGCATGGCGGTCAACCTGAGGCAATCCTTCGGGCAGCTCGAACAGCGGATGTCGGACATCCGCCGGTTGGAGGAGAAATACCGGGATCTGGTCGAGAACTCGCCGGAGATGATCCACCAGATCGACAAGGCGGGCCGGTTCGTTCACGTCAACAAGACCGAGTTGGAGAAACTCGGCTACACCCTCGACGAAATGATGGAGATGCATCTCTGGGACATCGTGCCTAGGGGGAGGGAGCCCGAGATCCTGACGTATCTGGAGCGGTTGATGTCGGAGGGGCGAAGCACGATCGAAACGGTCTTCCTGACTCGGGACGGCCGGCCGATCGACGTGGAGATCCACTCGACCGCGCTGTTCGACACGGAGAGCGGGGGGCTGGTCTACTCGCGGGCCTTCGTGCGCGACGTCACGCAACGCAAGGTCCTGGAGCAGAAGCTGCAGCGCTACACGATCCAGCTCGAGCAGGATGTCGCCGATCGGACCCAGCAGCTGTCCCATTCCCAGAGGCGGTACAAGGCCCTCTTCGACCTGGCGGCGGACTCGGTGCTCATGGTTGCGCCGGACGGCTCCGTCACCGCGGTCAACAAGCGGGAGGAGCGGGTCCTCGGTTATGCTGAACCGGAGATCGTGGGGCAGAAGTTCCTGAACCTGGTGCCGTCCTGGCATCAGGCGGCCACGGCCGGGTTGCTGCAGCAGATCGTTCAGGGCGCGCAACAGGTCCCCACCCAGGAGATCGAGGTGGTCAGCCGTTCGGGAAAATCCCTGCCGGTCGAGATGGACCTGATCCGGATCGAAGAGGGTGCGTCCATGTCCGTGATGGTGCAGCTCAGGGACATCACGGAGCGCAAGCGTCTGGAGCAGCAACTGCAGGAATACAGCGAGGCGCTGGAAGTCAAGGTGCGGGAGCGGACCAGGGAGATCGAGGAGACCAAGACTTATCTGGAAAACCTCCTGGAGAACGCCAACGACGTCATTTACACGCTGGACACGGAGCAGCGGTTCACCTACGTCAACAGCAAGGTGGAGGCCTGGGGCTACCACAAGGAGGACCTGATCGGCCGGCCCTACCTGTCGCTCCTGTCCAAGCGACACCGGGGCCGCCGGCTCAAGAGTTCGCTCGACATCGGGACCAAGCAGGTCTACGAGGTCGAGGTCGTGAGGCGGACGGGCGAGCCGCGGGCCGTCATGGTCAGCGTGTCCCCGTTGCGGGATGCGGAAGGGCACATTCAGGGCATCCTCGGGATCGCCCGCGACATCACGGAGACGAAAAAACTGGAGCAGCAGATCCGGAACACGGAGAAACTGGCGTCCGTCGGCAAACTGGCCGCCGGCGTCGCTCACGAGATCAACAACCCGCTGGGCGGCATCCTGAACTGCCTCTACAACCTGCGCCGGGGCACCCTGTCGCCGGCGCGTCAGGAGGAGTACCTGGTTTCCATGGAGGACGGGATCCGGCGCGTGCAGAAAATCGTGCGGCAATTGCTGGACTTCTCCCAGCAGCACGACCCCGAACTTTCCGCCACCGACATCAACGCGGTGGTGGAGCGGGTCTTGGTGCTGACGAATCACGCGCTGGTCGCCAGCCAGATCCGCCTGGAGAAGCACCTGCAGCCGGGCCTGCCGCCCCTCCTGGTCGACCGGCACATGATGGAACAGGTGCTGATGAACCTTCTCCTGAACGCGATCCAATCCATCAGGGCCGGCGGGGTGATCACGATCCGGACGAAGCTGGCGGACGAAGCCTGCCTCATCGAGGTGCAGGACACCGGCTGCGGTATTCCTTCCCAGTACTTGTCCCGCATCTTCGATCCCTTCTTCACGACCAAGGGTGTCGGGGAAGGGACGGGGCTGGGGCTGTCCGTGAGCCTGGGCATCGTGGAGCGGCACGGAGGGCGGATTCTCGTGGAGAGCGAAGTCGGGAAGGGCACGCTCTTCACGGTGTCTCTCCCCCTCATGCAGGTCGGAGCCGTTGCGGGGAGGCAGGCATGA
- a CDS encoding sigma-54 dependent transcriptional regulator, with translation MKAPSVLIVDDEPLMRLSMLDALREVGYEVRAAATGHEGHDLLSKETFDIVITDLRLPGSDGLDLLQTCKQRSPRTEVIVITAHGSVETAIEAMKLGAYDYITKPFSMDELLLIVDRVSKVLALRQENLSLREELEGKFSFQGILGKSDLMRQIVERVKTVAASDAPVLIIGESGTGKELVANAVHRHSQRRDHALIKVSCADLPESVLEAELFGHEKGAFTGATRQKRGRFELAHRGTLFLDEIGALPPIAQDKFTRFLKERRFERMGGTHQVEVDVRLVCATSRDLKKAVEEGRFREDLCACLSAVSVTLPPLRERKDDALVIGEHLLQQRASRLNKAFKGFSPASQELLLRYSFPGNVRELETLMDRAAMLGRQNEEVQPWDLCGFSTCPYLGGAPQDGCGFCREGLTGGHAKGPQIDSLSAAREQFERDYILSALERVQGSRTAAAKLLGLSRKALWEKCKRYHITYEGREPEEE, from the coding sequence ATGAAGGCCCCGTCCGTGCTGATCGTTGACGACGAGCCGCTGATGAGGCTCTCGATGCTGGACGCGCTCCGGGAAGTCGGCTACGAGGTGCGCGCGGCGGCGACCGGACACGAGGGGCATGACCTGCTCAGCAAGGAAACCTTTGACATCGTGATCACCGATCTGCGCCTGCCCGGCTCGGACGGGCTCGACCTGCTGCAGACCTGCAAACAACGCTCGCCGCGCACGGAAGTCATCGTGATCACGGCACACGGATCCGTGGAGACCGCCATCGAGGCGATGAAGCTCGGGGCGTACGACTACATTACGAAGCCCTTCTCGATGGATGAACTGCTGCTGATCGTGGATCGGGTGTCGAAGGTGCTCGCGCTCCGGCAGGAGAACCTCTCGCTCCGGGAGGAGCTCGAGGGAAAGTTCAGTTTCCAGGGGATCTTGGGCAAGAGCGACCTCATGCGGCAGATCGTGGAGAGGGTCAAGACGGTGGCCGCGTCGGACGCGCCGGTGCTGATCATCGGGGAGAGCGGGACCGGCAAGGAGCTGGTGGCCAACGCGGTCCATCGCCACAGCCAGCGTCGGGACCACGCCCTGATCAAAGTGAGCTGCGCCGATCTGCCGGAGTCCGTGCTGGAGGCAGAGCTGTTCGGGCACGAGAAGGGGGCCTTCACGGGGGCGACCCGGCAGAAGCGCGGCCGCTTCGAGTTGGCTCACCGGGGCACCCTGTTCCTGGACGAGATCGGCGCGCTGCCGCCGATCGCGCAGGACAAGTTCACGCGCTTCCTGAAGGAGCGGCGGTTCGAGCGGATGGGCGGAACGCACCAGGTGGAGGTGGACGTCCGCCTGGTCTGCGCGACGAGCCGCGATCTCAAGAAGGCCGTGGAGGAGGGGCGTTTTCGCGAGGACCTCTGCGCCTGCCTGAGCGCCGTCTCCGTGACCCTCCCGCCCTTGCGGGAGCGGAAAGACGACGCGCTGGTCATCGGCGAGCACCTCCTGCAGCAGCGGGCCTCCCGGCTCAACAAGGCCTTCAAGGGCTTTTCGCCGGCTTCGCAGGAACTCCTGCTCCGGTATTCGTTCCCCGGCAACGTGCGCGAGCTGGAGACCCTGATGGACCGGGCCGCCATGTTGGGCCGGCAGAACGAAGAGGTCCAGCCCTGGGACCTCTGCGGGTTCTCGACCTGCCCCTATTTGGGCGGGGCGCCGCAGGACGGCTGCGGGTTCTGCCGGGAGGGGCTTACGGGCGGGCACGCCAAGGGACCCCAGATCGATTCCCTGTCGGCGGCGCGGGAACAGTTCGAGCGGGACTACATTTTATCGGCGCTCGAACGGGTGCAGGGAAGCCGGACCGCGGCAGCCAAGCTCCTGGGGCTTTCGCGGAAAGCATTGTGGGAGAAGTGCAAACGCTATCACATCACCTACGAGGGCCGCGAGCCAGAGGAGGAGTGA
- a CDS encoding WD40 repeat domain-containing protein, with amino-acid sequence MVDPVTPNAPTAIRTESAGREDAVSQPAVDLLEYWKAGTRETKTFRGHSQGVWTVAYAPDRLTLASGGQDRLVRIWDIETGRLLRSLRGHTLDIRAALFTPDGQILCTGSEDRTIRLWNPKTGEPLKLLFTRYDHNVCSLSLSPDGLMLARGSHNKDIKIWEVTTGTELMTLLGKDQYDHHWSPVVAFSPDGVHLASGSDIGKIRVWEVLPSGEEKVVHNGHWQEAADEDTTEARGYFVEDEGGFQRPMSYWIGAMAFTPDGKLLITGSRDCTIKFFEMPQVNELRTLKGHAGWVRSLAVSPDGKVLVSASDDQTIKLWDIATGRHFRTLRGHAGAVRCVTFSPDGLQLASASWDRTVKLWEGGSEPTA; translated from the coding sequence ATGGTTGACCCCGTCACTCCCAACGCCCCAACCGCCATCCGCACGGAGTCGGCGGGACGCGAAGACGCCGTTTCACAGCCGGCGGTCGATCTGCTCGAGTACTGGAAGGCCGGCACCAGGGAGACCAAGACCTTCCGGGGCCATTCGCAGGGAGTCTGGACCGTCGCGTATGCGCCGGACAGGCTCACGCTGGCCAGCGGCGGCCAGGATCGGCTGGTGCGGATTTGGGACATCGAGACCGGCCGGCTTCTCCGATCCTTGCGCGGCCACACCCTGGACATCCGCGCGGCCCTGTTCACGCCCGACGGCCAGATCCTGTGTACGGGCAGCGAAGACCGGACGATCCGCCTGTGGAATCCCAAGACCGGCGAGCCGCTCAAGCTGCTCTTCACCCGCTACGACCACAACGTCTGCAGCCTGTCCCTCTCGCCCGACGGGCTCATGCTGGCCCGGGGCAGCCACAACAAAGACATCAAGATTTGGGAGGTCACGACGGGCACCGAGCTGATGACCCTGCTCGGCAAGGACCAGTACGACCATCACTGGTCGCCGGTCGTGGCTTTTTCCCCGGACGGCGTCCACCTTGCCAGCGGATCGGACATCGGGAAGATCCGCGTCTGGGAAGTCCTCCCCAGCGGAGAAGAGAAAGTGGTCCACAACGGGCACTGGCAGGAGGCGGCGGACGAGGACACGACGGAAGCCCGCGGCTACTTCGTCGAGGACGAAGGCGGATTCCAGCGCCCGATGTCCTACTGGATCGGAGCCATGGCGTTCACGCCCGACGGCAAGCTCCTGATCACCGGCAGTCGCGACTGCACGATCAAGTTCTTCGAGATGCCGCAGGTGAACGAGTTGCGCACCCTGAAAGGGCACGCCGGCTGGGTCCGCTCCCTGGCCGTCTCCCCGGACGGCAAGGTGCTCGTCAGCGCGAGCGACGACCAGACGATCAAGCTGTGGGACATCGCGACGGGACGCCACTTCCGGACGTTGCGGGGGCACGCGGGCGCGGTCCGCTGCGTGACGTTCTCGCCGGATGGGCTGCAGTTGGCCAGCGCTTCTTGGGATCGTACCGTCAAGCTGTGGGAGGGCGGGTCCGAACCGACCGCGTGA
- a CDS encoding 4Fe-4S dicluster domain-containing protein produces MGTDPRYGRRQFLKDSALSFAKTAREYVKHRDAPPEPPPPAPRADWLRPPGAVEEALFLERCTKCGDCVDACPYGSITLQAGSPVIFADRMPCHLCEDFPCIAACATEALLPAAGKEEVAMGRAVVSHRDCTAGQGCHACVSRCPTGALAMDFQSFRLLVAEARCVGCGICEQTCKTVNDKIAIKVTPARLLRI; encoded by the coding sequence ATGGGCACGGATCCTCGATACGGGCGCCGGCAGTTTCTCAAGGACTCGGCGCTCTCGTTCGCAAAAACCGCTCGCGAGTACGTGAAGCACCGGGATGCGCCGCCGGAGCCGCCGCCTCCGGCTCCCAGGGCCGACTGGCTCAGGCCGCCGGGGGCGGTGGAAGAAGCCCTGTTCCTGGAGCGGTGCACGAAGTGCGGGGACTGTGTTGACGCCTGCCCTTACGGCAGCATCACGCTGCAGGCCGGCTCCCCGGTGATCTTTGCGGATCGGATGCCCTGCCACCTGTGCGAGGACTTTCCCTGCATCGCCGCCTGCGCGACCGAAGCCCTGCTGCCGGCGGCGGGCAAGGAAGAGGTGGCGATGGGACGTGCCGTCGTGTCCCATCGGGATTGCACGGCGGGACAGGGCTGCCACGCCTGCGTGTCTCGCTGCCCGACCGGGGCCCTTGCGATGGATTTCCAATCCTTCCGGCTGCTCGTCGCGGAGGCGCGGTGCGTGGGATGCGGGATCTGCGAGCAGACCTGCAAGACCGTCAACGACAAGATCGCCATTAAGGTGACGCCGGCCCGGCTGCTGAGGATCTGA
- a CDS encoding molecular chaperone TorD family protein: MNTKETQRRVPEPAVLSAGAPALKDSPAVERALGRSKIYLLISWSMLYPEDDEFLDYLQSGEFVEDGRSAIESLGRALDATGGERARAKLATLAKGFDQIESWVSTECVNWQLSDLQAEHRRVFSNVITLDCPPYETLFGNDHVFGQAHTMGDIAGFYRAFGVELSKDIHERMDHLSVELEFMHFLAYKESYARCHDGTEKTQIVVDAQKKFVKDHIGRWVPLFARMLVKKADSGFFRYMADFASDWIDFEVAYLGVNPQPYSEADYRPATFNAPEGQTYECGAQDQGNELNMLLNEVGAQSFLDKEKKEKEESGPVGTA, translated from the coding sequence ATGAACACGAAGGAGACTCAGCGGAGGGTGCCTGAACCGGCCGTGTTGTCTGCTGGCGCTCCCGCCCTCAAAGATTCACCGGCCGTCGAACGCGCACTGGGCCGGAGCAAGATCTATCTGCTGATTTCCTGGAGCATGCTGTATCCGGAGGACGACGAATTCTTGGACTATCTGCAGAGCGGAGAGTTCGTGGAAGACGGGCGCTCCGCGATCGAGAGTCTGGGCCGGGCGCTGGATGCCACCGGGGGAGAACGTGCCAGGGCCAAGCTGGCGACCCTGGCGAAGGGGTTCGATCAAATCGAGAGTTGGGTTTCCACCGAATGCGTGAACTGGCAATTGAGCGACCTGCAGGCTGAGCACCGCCGGGTGTTCAGCAACGTGATCACCCTCGACTGCCCCCCCTACGAAACCCTCTTCGGTAACGACCACGTCTTCGGCCAGGCCCACACGATGGGCGACATCGCCGGGTTCTACCGGGCTTTCGGGGTCGAGCTATCCAAGGACATCCACGAGCGCATGGACCACCTGAGCGTCGAGCTGGAGTTCATGCACTTCCTGGCCTACAAGGAATCCTACGCCCGATGTCACGACGGGACCGAGAAGACTCAGATCGTCGTGGATGCCCAGAAGAAGTTCGTGAAGGATCACATCGGCCGATGGGTGCCGCTGTTTGCCAGAATGCTGGTCAAGAAGGCGGACTCCGGCTTCTTCCGGTATATGGCAGATTTCGCGTCCGACTGGATCGATTTCGAAGTGGCGTATCTCGGGGTGAACCCGCAGCCCTATTCGGAAGCCGATTACCGGCCGGCCACGTTCAACGCGCCGGAGGGACAAACCTACGAATGTGGCGCGCAGGATCAGGGAAACGAGCTGAACATGTTGTTGAACGAGGTCGGCGCGCAGTCCTTCCTTGACAAGGAAAAGAAGGAGAAGGAAGAGTCAGGGCCGGTTGGCACCGCGTAG
- a CDS encoding ethylbenzene dehydrogenase-related protein codes for MFGILLSALVVGVMLTLGQVPLAVSQPVTIPVKAIKGPIPMDGANPVWEGVPGVVVPLSGQTITTPMHPNISVKFVFVKAVTNGKEVGFRLDWADQTMNNTTIGPQDFRDQAAIQFPVNTEGAPPFQCMGQSGGTVNIWRWNAEWQKDLGKDSAGIWDVDDQYPGIFWDYYFEEPAGGVTYPDRIGRSLGPFNPGIWSGNIMSDPTLRISSVEDLNANGFSTLTTQAHQDVIGNGLWEPAGSIKGGCCTGPTWRIVVKRTLTTGDSNDVQFKAGASVPVAFAVWDGSNVERNGMKGISTWYTLKLP; via the coding sequence GTGTTTGGCATTCTTCTCTCGGCGCTCGTCGTGGGTGTGATGCTGACGCTGGGGCAGGTGCCGCTCGCCGTGAGCCAGCCGGTGACCATCCCGGTCAAGGCGATCAAGGGGCCGATCCCGATGGACGGGGCCAACCCGGTTTGGGAAGGCGTGCCAGGCGTGGTCGTTCCCCTCAGCGGTCAGACGATCACGACCCCGATGCATCCGAACATCTCCGTCAAGTTCGTCTTCGTCAAGGCGGTGACGAACGGAAAGGAGGTTGGATTCCGGCTGGACTGGGCGGACCAGACCATGAACAACACGACGATCGGTCCGCAGGATTTCCGCGATCAGGCGGCGATCCAGTTCCCGGTCAACACCGAAGGCGCGCCGCCGTTCCAGTGCATGGGGCAGTCCGGTGGGACGGTCAACATCTGGCGCTGGAATGCGGAGTGGCAGAAGGATCTCGGCAAGGACAGCGCGGGGATCTGGGACGTGGACGATCAGTACCCGGGCATCTTCTGGGACTACTATTTTGAAGAGCCAGCCGGCGGCGTGACCTATCCGGACCGGATCGGTCGCAGCCTCGGGCCCTTCAACCCCGGGATCTGGTCGGGGAACATCATGTCCGACCCGACGCTGCGGATCAGCTCGGTTGAGGACCTGAACGCCAACGGGTTCAGCACGTTGACCACCCAGGCGCATCAGGACGTCATCGGCAACGGGCTGTGGGAGCCGGCCGGTTCGATCAAGGGCGGCTGCTGCACGGGCCCGACCTGGCGCATCGTTGTGAAGCGCACGCTGACCACCGGCGACTCCAACGACGTGCAGTTCAAGGCCGGTGCGTCCGTTCCCGTGGCCTTCGCCGTGTGGGATGGCTCCAACGTCGAACGGAACGGGATGAAGGGGATCTCGACCTGGTATACGCTGAAGCTGCCGTGA
- a CDS encoding radical SAM protein gives MNVLLLFPPTWHPSQPYLSLPSLTGFLAQAGVRNVRQRDLGIEILDAVLTRPYGREVYGRLVDKVKQLERGRTGETGPSSAEHYAKLVESIERFPYLIDEIEPAKEALRGEAFYDLERYRESLFLIDKWLELVSTLYFPTRMTVVDNQFSTYSIYSSKDLQKAIRDEEQNPYVSLIRDRFLQSILADRPDFVGVSITATSQIIPGLTLCRLIKEANPGLHLTIGGSIFTRLVDNLRRCPSLFELTDDFVVFEGETALLELLNQLEGKREFGKVPNLIYQQNGKITVNQPFYSENINALPAPNYDGFPLDLYLAPETVLPVQFSRGCYYKDCAFCALTLDHQNFRQKDPGKTVDELQWLSERYETPYFFFTDECLALSPTKRLCQQLLDRNLNFQWTAEMRFEKNLTRDLLALMRDAGCLKIVFGLESFNQRVMDFMKKGITQASVRRITEDCLDLGVAIHCYIIAGFPTETEEEALETMNFVVQNERLHSSYGFSCQPCLFDLEKEAPIMSDPGGYGIRRIMRPASEDLSLGFFYEVQEGMTPEQAERVYQQIYGKISEVVCELPFNYSMADGLLYIARAKSQARRIPQPAAS, from the coding sequence GTGAACGTCTTATTGCTGTTCCCGCCGACCTGGCACCCGTCGCAACCCTATCTGAGCCTGCCCTCCCTGACCGGGTTTTTGGCGCAAGCCGGGGTCAGGAACGTGAGACAGAGGGACCTGGGCATCGAGATCCTCGACGCGGTCCTGACGCGGCCGTACGGTCGGGAGGTCTATGGGCGGCTCGTGGACAAGGTCAAGCAGCTCGAGCGGGGTCGGACCGGAGAGACCGGCCCGTCCAGCGCGGAACACTATGCCAAGCTCGTCGAATCGATCGAGCGCTTCCCCTACCTCATTGACGAGATCGAGCCAGCCAAGGAGGCCCTCCGCGGGGAGGCCTTCTATGATCTGGAGCGGTACCGGGAGAGTCTGTTCCTGATCGACAAGTGGTTGGAGTTGGTCTCAACGCTCTATTTCCCGACCCGTATGACCGTCGTGGACAACCAGTTCAGCACCTACTCGATCTATTCGTCCAAGGACCTGCAGAAAGCGATACGAGACGAAGAGCAGAATCCCTACGTGTCCCTGATCCGCGACCGGTTCCTCCAGTCCATCCTGGCCGATCGGCCGGATTTCGTGGGCGTCTCGATCACCGCCACCTCCCAGATCATCCCCGGTCTGACCCTCTGTCGCCTGATCAAGGAAGCGAATCCCGGTCTCCATCTGACGATCGGCGGGAGCATCTTTACGAGGCTCGTCGACAACCTCCGTCGCTGCCCGTCGCTCTTCGAATTGACCGACGACTTCGTCGTCTTCGAAGGGGAAACCGCGCTGCTCGAATTGCTCAACCAACTGGAAGGCAAGCGGGAATTCGGAAAGGTGCCGAACCTTATCTACCAGCAGAACGGGAAGATCACGGTCAACCAGCCGTTCTACTCCGAGAACATCAACGCTCTACCGGCTCCCAACTACGACGGGTTCCCGCTCGATCTGTACCTGGCGCCGGAAACCGTCCTCCCGGTTCAGTTTTCCAGAGGGTGCTACTACAAGGATTGCGCCTTCTGCGCGCTGACTCTGGACCACCAGAACTTCAGGCAGAAGGACCCAGGCAAGACCGTCGACGAGCTGCAGTGGCTGTCGGAACGGTATGAGACTCCCTATTTTTTCTTCACGGACGAATGCCTGGCCCTGTCGCCGACCAAGCGCCTCTGTCAGCAGTTACTGGATCGCAACCTGAACTTCCAGTGGACCGCGGAGATGCGGTTCGAGAAGAATCTGACGCGCGATCTGCTTGCGCTGATGCGAGACGCCGGATGCCTCAAGATCGTCTTTGGCCTCGAGTCCTTCAACCAGCGGGTGATGGATTTCATGAAGAAAGGCATCACCCAAGCAAGCGTCCGACGGATCACCGAAGACTGTCTGGATCTTGGAGTCGCCATCCACTGTTACATTATTGCGGGTTTCCCGACCGAGACGGAAGAAGAAGCTCTCGAGACGATGAATTTCGTCGTCCAGAACGAGCGGCTGCACTCTTCCTACGGTTTTTCCTGCCAGCCGTGCCTCTTTGATTTGGAGAAGGAGGCTCCCATCATGAGCGATCCGGGCGGCTACGGGATTCGGCGCATCATGAGGCCGGCCTCGGAAGATTTGAGTCTGGGTTTCTTCTATGAGGTTCAGGAAGGCATGACGCCCGAACAGGCCGAACGAGTGTATCAGCAGATCTACGGGAAGATCAGCGAAGTCGTCTGCGAGCTGCCTTTCAACTATTCGATGGCCGACGGCTTGCTCTACATCGCGCGTGCGAAGTCCCAGGCTCGGCGGATTCCGCAGCCGGCTGCCTCCTGA
- a CDS encoding tetratricopeptide repeat protein produces MSEQDPSQVSEPGGATVEQPEQPLTPDEEIAELEKLLASEPDDFQARCRLGELYFSKGRLDDALTEVKKSIEMAEALRIEMNRSLAMYYSNLGTIYATKNMPDEAEAEFKKALDVHADDVLALFNLGRLCNDKRRFMEAKTHFERLVEVTPEDPIAWYNLANVYVELDNPAVSDYNTIDMATQCYLRTLELDPKHLEASFKLMDIAVNHGKTDLAIKVMEDALEHNPDEPLVYYNLISAYEKSRMFEQAEEARQKLKDRFAKRAKESGKT; encoded by the coding sequence ATGAGTGAGCAGGATCCCTCGCAGGTCTCGGAGCCCGGCGGAGCCACGGTCGAGCAGCCAGAACAACCGCTGACCCCGGACGAGGAAATTGCGGAGCTCGAGAAACTGCTGGCCAGCGAACCCGACGATTTCCAGGCCCGTTGCAGGCTGGGTGAGCTCTATTTCAGCAAGGGGCGACTGGATGACGCCCTGACCGAGGTCAAAAAGTCCATCGAAATGGCTGAAGCCCTCCGCATCGAGATGAACCGGTCGCTGGCCATGTATTATTCGAATTTGGGCACCATCTACGCGACCAAGAACATGCCCGACGAGGCCGAAGCCGAGTTCAAGAAAGCCCTCGATGTCCATGCGGACGACGTCCTCGCCCTCTTCAACCTCGGCCGTCTCTGCAACGACAAGCGGCGCTTCATGGAGGCCAAGACCCATTTCGAGCGGCTCGTAGAAGTGACGCCTGAAGACCCGATCGCGTGGTACAACCTCGCCAATGTTTACGTGGAGCTGGATAACCCGGCCGTGTCCGATTACAACACGATCGACATGGCCACGCAGTGCTACCTTCGGACCTTGGAGTTGGACCCCAAGCACCTGGAGGCCAGCTTCAAGCTCATGGACATCGCGGTCAACCACGGCAAGACCGATCTGGCCATCAAGGTCATGGAGGACGCCCTGGAACACAACCCGGACGAACCGCTCGTCTACTACAATCTGATCAGCGCCTACGAGAAGAGCCGGATGTTCGAGCAGGCAGAGGAAGCGAGGCAGAAATTGAAGGATCGCTTCGCCAAGCGGGCCAAGGAGTCCGGAAAGACGTAA